From the genome of Thermodesulfobacteriota bacterium:
GGTGGTCGTGTTTCAATCCACGCCCCCCGCGCGGGGGGCGACCGTCCTTCCGTAACCACTGAATTCTGCGCCCATTTCTACAGCGCCTTCGCGAACCCGCGTCCAGACCATCGTTACGAGCGGCATCTCGGCAGGGGCCAAGCCGGACAACCGCTGTGGTTCCCGCAAAACGGACGCGCGAACCCGCCCGGTGAAGGCTGTGAGCTTGGGGTTCGCGTCAGAACACCAGGGGGCCCTCCGGATCGAGGGAGGGCTTGGCCCCCACGTGCTCCACCCGGTGCCGCCAGTTGTTCCCCAGGAAGTAGAACCGCAGGCTGTCCTTCTCCGGGTCCATCACGTCCATCAGGCGGGCCCGCAGGGCAACCCACTTGG
Proteins encoded in this window:
- the cas2 gene encoding CRISPR-associated endonuclease Cas2, with product MFVLVSYDVNTETKEGRARLRRIAKICVNHGQRVQFSVFECLVDHAKWVALRARLMDVMDPEKDSLRFYFLGNNWRHRVEHVGAKPSLDPEGPLVF